Proteins encoded by one window of Gemmatimonadota bacterium:
- a CDS encoding aminotransferase class V-fold PLP-dependent enzyme, giving the protein MLDRRRFLSRAFAVAAPAALWARPAAGMASLTDAWERTLGDANRHVRGRSPLDVAGDEEYWAEIQRAFAIDRSMVNLNNGGVCPSPRVVQEALRRYLEFSNEAPAYTMWKILEPAIESVRERLAGSFGVDPEELAITRNASEALEIVQLGLDLEPGDEVLTTNQDYGRMLTTWDQRVRREGITVRKISFPVPATSMDDLVRRFEEAIGPRTRVLHFCHITNLTGQIFPVGDLVALAQRHGLEAIVDGAHAYAHFPFTHADLGCDFYGTSLHKWLLAPIGTGFLHVKKERIPDVWPLMAATEEQAGDIRKFEEIGTHPAANHNAIAEALTFHESIGGERKAARLRFLRDRWMERVEGTAGVRLYTSRDPAMGCAISTVGIDGVETPALADHVWKRHRIFVTSIKHDEFNGIRVTPNVYTTLEEIDRFAGALEKVAEDGLPDA; this is encoded by the coding sequence ATGCTAGATCGTCGCCGCTTCCTGTCCCGCGCGTTCGCCGTCGCCGCGCCCGCCGCCCTGTGGGCTCGACCGGCCGCCGGCATGGCCTCCCTGACCGACGCCTGGGAGCGCACGCTCGGCGACGCGAATCGCCATGTACGGGGCCGATCGCCGCTGGACGTGGCGGGCGATGAGGAATACTGGGCGGAGATCCAGCGCGCGTTCGCCATCGACCGGAGCATGGTCAACCTGAACAACGGCGGCGTGTGCCCCTCGCCGCGCGTCGTGCAGGAGGCGCTGCGACGCTACCTGGAATTCTCCAACGAGGCGCCGGCCTACACGATGTGGAAGATCCTGGAGCCGGCCATCGAGAGCGTGCGCGAACGGCTGGCGGGCAGCTTCGGGGTGGATCCGGAAGAGCTCGCGATCACGCGCAACGCCTCGGAGGCGCTGGAGATCGTCCAGTTGGGGCTGGACCTGGAGCCGGGCGATGAGGTCCTGACCACCAACCAGGACTACGGCAGGATGCTCACGACGTGGGACCAGCGCGTCAGGCGCGAGGGGATCACCGTGAGGAAGATCAGCTTTCCGGTGCCGGCCACCTCCATGGACGATCTGGTGAGGCGTTTCGAGGAGGCCATCGGGCCGCGCACGCGAGTCCTGCACTTCTGTCACATCACCAACCTGACCGGGCAGATCTTCCCGGTCGGCGACCTGGTCGCGCTGGCGCAGCGCCACGGGCTGGAGGCGATCGTGGACGGCGCGCACGCTTACGCCCACTTCCCCTTCACGCACGCGGACCTGGGCTGCGACTTCTACGGCACGAGCCTGCACAAGTGGCTGCTCGCGCCCATCGGCACCGGCTTCCTGCACGTCAAGAAGGAGCGAATTCCGGACGTCTGGCCGCTCATGGCGGCGACCGAGGAGCAGGCCGGCGACATCCGCAAGTTCGAGGAGATCGGCACGCATCCCGCCGCCAACCACAACGCGATCGCCGAGGCGCTCACCTTCCACGAGTCCATTGGCGGCGAGCGCAAGGCGGCTCGCCTGCGGTTCCTGCGCGACCGGTGGATGGAGCGCGTGGAAGGGACGGCCGGGGTGCGCCTCTACACCTCTCGGGATCCGGCGATGGGCTGCGCGATCTCGACGGTGGGGATCGACGGCGTGGAAACCCCGGCGCTGGCCGACCACGTGTGGAAACGCCACCGCATCTTCGTGACCTCGATCAAACACGACGAGTTCAACGGCATCCGCGTGACGCCGAACGTCTATACCACCTTGGAAGAGATCGACCGTTTCGCGGGGGCGCTCGAGAAGGTCGCCGAGGACGGCCTGCCGGACGCATGA
- a CDS encoding methyltransferase has protein sequence MTSCCHVDVADRHFGSEMAQRDAEAYLKNGVDPLSRALLDLIGEQPIERATLLDIGGGVGVLGRELLGERVDAVTMVDESTAYLAVAREQARGDGTADRYRFIAGDVVAARDEVGCADLATLHRVVCCYPDYRALLDATLATGVRWVALTYPRDRWYVRAGAAFENLRRRFRGNPFRTFVHAEGGITERLEAAGFRRVSDAGTLFWTCELWAAADS, from the coding sequence ATGACTTCCTGCTGCCACGTCGACGTAGCCGACCGCCATTTCGGGTCGGAGATGGCGCAGCGGGACGCCGAGGCCTACCTGAAGAACGGCGTCGATCCATTGAGCCGCGCGCTTCTGGACCTGATCGGCGAGCAGCCCATCGAACGGGCGACCTTGCTCGACATCGGCGGGGGGGTCGGCGTGCTGGGGCGCGAGCTGCTGGGCGAGCGAGTGGACGCGGTGACGATGGTCGATGAGTCGACCGCGTACCTTGCGGTGGCCCGTGAGCAAGCCCGCGGCGATGGCACGGCGGACCGCTACCGGTTCATCGCGGGGGACGTGGTGGCGGCGCGGGATGAGGTAGGTTGCGCGGACCTGGCCACGCTGCACCGAGTCGTCTGCTGCTACCCGGACTACCGAGCGCTGTTGGACGCGACGCTCGCGACGGGAGTCCGCTGGGTCGCCCTCACCTACCCTCGCGATCGGTGGTACGTACGCGCGGGCGCCGCCTTCGAGAACCTCAGGCGCCGCTTTCGCGGCAACCCTTTTCGCACCTTCGTGCACGCCGAAGGAGGCATTACCGAGCGGCTGGAGGCGGCGGGCTTTCGGCGGGTCTCGGATGCCGGAACGCTGTTCTGGACGTGCGAGCTGTGGGCGGCCGCCGACTCCTAG
- a CDS encoding NmrA/HSCARG family protein yields MSQIISVVGATGAQGGSLARAILDDPGSGFKVRALTRNPESDAARALADRGAEVVRADLDDAPSLRAAFEGSHGAFCVTNFWEHFSPEKEAAQARAQAQAAADASVAHVIWSTLDDTRELVPLSDDRMPTLLERYKVPHFDEKGAADAVFLELTPATCLQTVFYWDNLIHFGLGPQREGGTAYFNLPMGEAKLPGIAAEDIGRCAYGVFKRGESLTGKTIGIAGEHLTGAQMAAALTDALGEEVVYRAIPFDVYRSFDFPGAEDMGNMFQFKHDFEPRYTASRSIELARELNPRLQTFADFLAANAHRIQIGGES; encoded by the coding sequence ATGTCGCAGATCATATCCGTAGTGGGAGCAACCGGAGCCCAGGGAGGGAGTCTCGCGCGGGCCATTCTGGACGATCCCGGGAGCGGCTTCAAGGTGCGCGCCCTGACGCGCAATCCGGAGTCCGACGCCGCACGGGCCCTGGCCGACCGCGGAGCCGAAGTCGTGCGCGCCGACCTGGACGACGCCCCGTCGCTGCGCGCCGCCTTCGAGGGGAGCCACGGAGCCTTCTGCGTGACCAACTTCTGGGAGCATTTTTCTCCGGAGAAGGAGGCGGCCCAGGCGCGCGCGCAGGCACAGGCGGCCGCCGACGCCAGCGTGGCGCACGTCATCTGGTCAACGCTCGATGACACGCGCGAGTTGGTCCCGTTGTCCGACGACCGCATGCCCACCCTGCTGGAGCGTTACAAGGTCCCGCACTTCGACGAGAAGGGTGCGGCCGACGCGGTGTTCCTGGAGCTGACTCCGGCCACGTGTCTGCAGACGGTCTTCTACTGGGACAACCTGATCCACTTCGGCCTGGGCCCGCAGCGAGAGGGCGGAACCGCCTACTTCAATCTGCCCATGGGCGAGGCGAAGCTGCCCGGCATCGCCGCCGAGGACATCGGCCGGTGCGCGTACGGCGTGTTCAAGCGCGGAGAGTCGCTGACCGGAAAGACCATCGGCATCGCCGGCGAGCACCTGACGGGAGCGCAGATGGCGGCGGCGCTGACCGACGCGCTGGGGGAGGAAGTCGTCTACCGGGCGATACCCTTCGACGTGTACCGCTCCTTCGACTTTCCGGGCGCCGAGGACATGGGCAACATGTTCCAGTTCAAGCACGACTTCGAGCCGCGGTACACGGCCTCACGCTCGATCGAGCTGGCCAGGGAGCTCAATCCGCGCCTGCAGACGTTTGCGGACTTTCTCGCGGCCAACGCGCACCGCATCCAGATCGGCGGGGAGAGCTAG
- a CDS encoding DUF427 domain-containing protein yields MGTGPGPHHYHQIDAPARRIRVLLEGEVLADSTRALALKEVGRGVHDTVYYFPSEDVDAERLHGSDTRTTCPIKGQASYWSIAHRGEGGTALPDAVWSYENPIEYSKSIEGMLAFDSRRVAIEIGPETVAIDKP; encoded by the coding sequence GTGGGCACGGGCCCCGGTCCCCATCACTACCACCAGATCGACGCGCCCGCGCGGCGGATCCGCGTCCTCCTGGAGGGGGAGGTGCTCGCGGACTCGACCAGGGCGCTGGCGCTCAAGGAGGTGGGGAGAGGGGTACACGACACAGTCTACTACTTCCCCAGCGAGGACGTCGACGCGGAGCGGTTGCACGGATCCGACACGCGCACGACCTGTCCGATCAAGGGGCAGGCTTCTTACTGGTCCATCGCGCACCGCGGCGAAGGGGGCACGGCGCTCCCGGACGCGGTCTGGAGCTACGAGAATCCGATCGAGTACTCCAAATCGATCGAGGGGATGCTCGCCTTCGATAGCCGCCGCGTCGCCATCGAAATCGGTCCCGAAACCGTCGCCATAGACAAACCCTGA
- a CDS encoding SRPBCC family protein — translation MHEVVVSRTVSVTADRAWEALDNFGSVADFNPDVAMSAITNDVARGNGAERVCSFYSGGQVRERVVRYVAGEELDVQIVDAGPFPLTFALATMRVRPAGEARANVEMRLRFKPKFGVLGWLMGKLMMEGQFRKALGGMLKGLEDHVQTGRRVGRRGVLLEAA, via the coding sequence ATGCACGAGGTCGTAGTTTCCCGGACCGTCAGCGTCACGGCTGATCGGGCCTGGGAAGCCTTGGACAACTTCGGTTCGGTGGCCGATTTCAACCCGGATGTGGCGATGTCGGCGATCACCAACGATGTAGCGCGCGGCAACGGCGCGGAGCGGGTCTGCAGCTTCTACTCCGGTGGCCAGGTGCGGGAGCGCGTGGTTCGGTACGTAGCGGGTGAGGAACTCGACGTGCAGATCGTCGACGCAGGCCCCTTCCCCCTCACCTTCGCCCTCGCCACCATGCGGGTGCGCCCCGCCGGGGAGGCTCGAGCCAATGTGGAGATGCGCTTGCGCTTCAAGCCCAAGTTCGGCGTGCTCGGCTGGCTCATGGGCAAACTCATGATGGAGGGGCAGTTCCGGAAGGCGCTCGGCGGGATGCTCAAGGGCCTCGAGGATCATGTCCAGACCGGTCGCCGCGTGGGACGTCGCGGCGTGCTCCTGGAGGCCGCCTAG
- a CDS encoding TetR/AcrR family transcriptional regulator: MNGKQATRATRGRPRSFDTDAVLWQVLEAFWARGYEATTVADLEAATGLHKGSLYQAFGGKHALFLAALNAYLDAGLDRLRALLGDATDPVEGVRRWLEMSLSMCESYCARRGCFAVNTVVEVAPHDAVVDAVLARHFAHVESLVADAIARGQRDGSIQSDRSPAELAGFLHTFVSGLVVTGKRELDLQRGREYVDLAMRLLQA, encoded by the coding sequence ATGAACGGAAAACAAGCGACCAGGGCGACGCGCGGGCGCCCCAGATCCTTCGACACGGACGCCGTATTGTGGCAAGTGCTGGAGGCGTTCTGGGCTCGCGGCTACGAGGCGACCACAGTGGCCGACCTGGAGGCCGCAACCGGACTCCACAAGGGAAGTCTCTACCAGGCGTTCGGCGGCAAGCACGCCCTTTTTCTGGCGGCGCTCAACGCCTATCTGGACGCTGGCCTGGACCGGCTGAGGGCCTTGCTGGGCGACGCAACGGACCCGGTGGAGGGCGTGCGTCGGTGGCTGGAGATGTCGCTCAGCATGTGCGAATCGTACTGCGCAAGGCGCGGCTGCTTCGCGGTCAACACCGTGGTGGAGGTGGCCCCGCACGACGCCGTGGTCGATGCCGTTCTCGCGCGCCATTTCGCGCACGTCGAGTCCCTCGTGGCGGACGCCATAGCGCGGGGCCAGCGGGACGGATCCATCCAGTCGGACCGTTCCCCGGCGGAGCTGGCGGGATTCCTGCACACCTTCGTGTCGGGCTTGGTGGTGACGGGAAAGCGGGAGCTCGATCTGCAGCGAGGCCGGGAGTACGTGGACCTCGCGATGCGCCTGCTACAGGCCTGA